From the genome of Globicephala melas chromosome 16, mGloMel1.2, whole genome shotgun sequence, one region includes:
- the SMC3 gene encoding structural maintenance of chromosomes protein 3, whose protein sequence is MYIKQVIIQGFRSYRDQTIVDPFSSKHNVIVGRNGSGKSNFFYAIQFVLSDEFSHLRPEQRLALLHEGTGPRVISAFVEIIFDNSDNRLPIDKEEVSLRRVIGAKKDQYFLDKKMVTKNDVMNLLESAGFSRSNPYYIVKQGKINQMATAPDSQRLKLLREVAGTRVYDERKEESISLMKETEGKREKINELLKYIEERLHTLEEEKEELAQYQKWDKMRRALEYTIYNQELNETRAKLDELSAKRETSGEKSRQLRDAQQDARDKMEDIERQVRELKTKISAMKEEKEQLSAERQEQIKQRTKLELKAKDLQDELAGNSEQRKRLLKERQKLLEKIEEKQKELAETEPKFNSVKEKEERGIARLAQATQERTDLYAKQGRGSQFTSKEERDKWIKKELKSLDQAINDKKRQIAAIHKDLEDTEANKEKNLEQYNKLDQDLNEVKARVEELDRKYYEVKNKKDELQSERNYLWREENAEQQALAAKREDLEKKQQLLRAATGKAILNGIDSINKVLDHFRRKGINQHVQNGYHGIVMNNFECEPAFYTCVEVTAGNRLFYHIVDSDEVSTKILMEFNKMNLPGEVTFLPLNKLDVRDTAYPETNDAIPMISKLRYNPRFDKAFKHVFGKTLICRSMEVSTQLARAFTMDCITLEGDQVSHRGALTGGYYDTRKSRLELQKDVRKAEEELGELEAKLNENLRRNIERINNEIDQLMNQMQQIETQQRKFKASRDSILSEMKMLKEKRQQSEKTFMPKQRSLQSLEASLHAMESTRESLKAELGTDLLSQLSLEDQKRVDALNDEIRQLQQENRQLLNERIKLEGIITRVETYLNENLRKRLDQVEQELNELRETEGGTVLTATTSELEAINKRVKDTMARSEDLDNSIDKTEAGIKELQKSMERWKNMEKEHMDAINHDTKELEKMTNRQGMLLKKKEECMKKIRELGSLPQEAFEKYQTLSLKQLFRKLEQCNTELKKYSHVNKKALDQFVNFSEQKEKLIKRQEELDRGYKSIMELMNVLELRKYEAIQLTFKQVSKNFSEVFQKLVPGGKATLVMKKGDVEGSQSQDEGEGSGESERGSGSQSSVPSVDQFTGVGIRVSFTGKQGEMREMQQLSGGQKSLVALALIFAIQKCDPAPFYLFDEIDQALDAQHRKAVSDMIMELAVHAQFITTTFRPELLESADKFYGVKFRNKVSHIDVITAEMAKDFVEDDTTHG, encoded by the exons ATGTACATAAAGCAG gTTATTATCCAGGGTTTTCGAAGTTATAGAGATCAAACAATTGTAGATCCCTTCAGTTCAAAACATAATGTTATTG TGGGCAGAAATGGATCTggaaaaagtaactttttttaTG CAATTCAGTTTGTTCTCAGTGATGAGTTTAGCCATCTTCGTCCGGAACAGAGATTGGCTTTGTTACAT GAGGGTACAGGACCTCgtgttatttctgcttttgtggagATTATTTTTGACAATTCAGACAACCGGTTGCCA atcgACAAAGAGGAAGTTTCACTTCGAAGAGTTATTGGTGCCAAAAAGGATCAGTATTTCTTAGACAAGAAAATGGTCAC GAAAAATGATGTGATGAATCTCCTTGAAAGTGCTGGTTTTTCTCGAAGCAATCCTTATTATATTGTTAAACAAGGAAAG aTCAACCAGATGGCAACAGCACCAGATTCTCAGAGACTAAAACTATTAAGAGAAGTAGCTGGTACTAGAGTGTATGATGAACGAAAAGAAGAAAGCATCTCTTTAATGAAGGAAACag agGGCAAACGGGAAAAAATCAATGAGTTGTTAAAATACATTGAAGAGAGATTACATACcttagaggaagaaaaggaagaactagCTCAGTATCAGAAGTGGGATAAGATGAGACGAGCCCTGGAATACACCATTTACAATCAGGAACTTAACGAGACTCGTGCTAAACTTGATGAG ctttctgCTAAGCGAGAGACTAGTGGAGAAAAATCCAGACAATTAAGAGACGCCCAGCAGGATGCAAGAGATAAAATGGAG GATATTGAGCGCCAAGttagagaactgaaaacaaaaatttcagctatgaaagaagaaaaggagcagCTCAGTGCTGAAAGACAAGAACAAATTAAGCAGAGGACTAAGTTGGAGCTTAAAGCCAAGGATTTACAAGATGAATTGGCAGGAAATAGTGAACAGAGG AAACGCTTATTAAAAGAAAGGCAGAAGCTGcttgaaaaaatagaagaaaagcagaaagaactgGCAGAAACAGAACCTAAATTCAAcagtgtaaaagaaaaagaagagcgaGGAATTGCTAG ATTGGCCCAAGCTACGCAGGAAAGAACGGATCTTTATGCAAAGCAGGGTCGAGGAAGCCAGTTTACatcaaaagaagaaagggataaGTGGATTAAAAAGGAACTCAAGTCTTTAGATCAGGCTATTAATGACAAGAAAAGACAGATTGCTGCTATACATAAGGATTTGGAGGACACTGAggcaaataaagagaaaaatctggagCAGTATAAT aaACTGGATCAGGATCTTAATGAAGTCAAAGCTCGAGTTGAAGAACTGGACAGAAAATACTATgaagtaaaaaataagaaagatgaatTACAAAGTGAAAGAAA TTACTTGTGGAGAGAGGAGAATGCAGAACAGCAAGCACTTGCTGCTAAAAGAGAAGATCTTGAAAAGAAACAGCAACTTCTTAGAGCTGCAACAGGAAAG GCCATTTTAAATGGAATAGATAGTATAAACAAAGTGCTAGACCACTTTCGTCGAAAGGGAATAAACCAGCATGTTCAAAATGGCTATCATGGTATTGTGATGAATAACTTTGAATGTGAGCCTGCTTTTTACACATGCGTGGAAGTCACTGCTGGAAATAG GTTGTTTTATCACATTGTTGATTCAGATGAAGTCAGCACGAAGATTTTGATGGAGTTTAATAAAATGAACCTACCTGGAGAGGTTACTTTTCTGCCTCTTAACAAATTAGATGTAAGGGATACTGCCTATCCTGAAACCAAT gaTGCTATTCCTATGATAAGTAAATTGAGGTACAATCCCAGATTTGACAAAGCTTTCAAACATGTGTTTGGAAAAACACTTATTTGTCGTAGTATGGAAGTTTCAACCCAGTTGGCCCGTGCTTTCACTATGGACTGCATTACCCTGGAAG GTGACCAAGTTAGTCATCGGGGTGCTTTAACTGGAGGCTATTATGATACAAGGAAGTCTAGACTTGAATTACAAAAAGATGTTAGAAAAGCAGAAGAAGAACTAGGTGAGCTTGAAGCAAAGCTCAATGAAAATTTGCgcagaaatattgaaa GGATTAATAATGAAATTGATCAGCTGATGAACCAAATGCAGCAGATAGAGACTCAGCAAAGGAAATTTAAAGCATCTCGAGATAGCATATTATCagaaatgaagatgttaaaagaGAAGAGGCAGCAGTCAGAGAAAACCTTTATGCCCAAG CAACGTAGCTTACAAAGTTTGGAGGCAAGTTTGCATGCTATGGAGTCCACCAGAGAATCGCTGAAAGCAGAACTTGGAACTGATTTGCTTTCTCAACTTAGTCTGGAAGATCAGAAGAGAGTAGATGCACTGAATGATGAAATTCGTCAACTTCAGCAG gaAAACAGACAGttgctaaatgaaagaattaaGTTAGAAGGTATTATTACTCGAGTAGAGACTTACCTCAACGAGAATTTAAGAAAGCGCTTGGACCAAGTAGAACAG GAACTCAATGAACTGAGAGAGACAGAAGGGGGTACTGTTCTCACTGCTACAACCTCAGAACTTGAAGCCATCAATAAAAGAGTAAAAGATACCATGGCACGATCAGAAG ATTTGGACAATTCCATTGATAAAACAGAAGCTGGAATTAAGGAGTTGCAGAAAAGTATGGAGCGctggaaaaatatggaaaaagaacACATGGATGCTATAAATCATGACACTAAAGAACTAGAAAAGATGACAAATCGACAAGGCATGCtactgaagaagaaagaagagtgtATGAAGAAAATTCGAGAACTTGGATCACTTCCCCAGGAAGCATTTGAAAAATACCAAACACTGAGCCTCAAACAG ttGTTTCGAAAACTTGAACAGTGCAACACAGAATTGAAGAAGTACAGCCATGTTAACAAAAAAGCTTTAGATCAGTTTGTAAATTTCTCTGAGCagaaagaaaagttaataaaGCGGCAAGAAGAGTTGGATAGGGGGTACAAATCAATCATGGAACTGATGAATGTACTTGAACTTCGAAAATATGAAGCTATTCAGTTGACTTTCAAACAG GTATCCAAAAACTTCAGTGAAGTATTCCAAAAGTTGGTACCTGGTGGCAAAGCTACTTTGGTGATGAAGAAAGGAGATGTGGAAGGCAGTCAGTCTCAGGATGAAGGAGAAGGGAGTGGTGAAAGTGAGAGGGGCTCTGGGTCACAAAGCAGTGTTCCATCAGTTGACCAGTTCACTGGAGTTGGAATTAGG gtgtCATTTACAGGAAAACAAGGTGAAATGAGAGAAATGCAACAGCTTTCAGGTGGACAGAAATCCTTGGTAGCTCTTGCTCTGATTTTTGCCATTCAGAAATGTGACCCAGCTCCTTTTTACTTGTTTGATGAGATTGACCAGGCTCTGGATGCTCAGCACAGAAAGGCTGTGTCAG ATATGATTATGGAACTTGCTGTACATGCTCAATTTATTACAACTACTTTTAGGCCTGAATTGCTTGAGTCAGCTGACAAATTCTATGGTGTAAAGTTCAGaaataag GTTAGTCATATTGATGTGATCACAGCAGAGATGGCCAAAGACTTTGTAGAAGATGATACCACTCATGGTTAA